The nucleotide sequence GATTCGCCGTTCAGGCTGACCGGGTCGCCGTTTTTATAGCCGATCTCGATGTATTCAGGCTCGTTCGGTGCCGCCTCCGGGGAGACGGTCCAGCGCCACATATCCTCTTCGGGTTCAGCGGCGGGATCTTCGAGGATGCCCCCTTCGTAGGAGATGTGCAGGAGGTTGGCATCCATGGAATAGGGGGATTTCTTACCGCTTTTCTCGATCTTGATGCCGTGTTTCTCGGCGTAGGCGAGCAGCTTTTCGCGGGAGTTGAGGTCCCATTCGCGCCACGGGGCGATGATGGTGAGGCTGCTGTTCTGGCCGAGGTAGCCCAGCTCGAAGCGGACCTGGTCGTTCCCTTTGCCGGTCGCGCCGTGGCTGACGCCGTCGGCACCGGTGATCTTGGCGATCTCCGCCTGGCGCTTGGCGATCAGCGGGCGGGCGATGGAAGTCCCGAGGAGGTACTCGCCTTCGTAGATGGCATTGGCACGGAACATCGGGAAGACGTAGTCGCGGACGAACTCTTCGCGCAGGTCATCGATAAAGATGTTTTCGGGTTTGATCCCCAGAGCGAGCGCTTTCTGGCGTGCCGGTTCGACCTCTTCGCCCTGGCCGATATCGGCGGTAAACGTGACGACTTCACAGTTGTATTCATCCTGCAGCCATTTGAGGATGACGCTGGTGTCCAGGCCGCCGGAGTAGGCCAAAACGACTTTTTTGACTTCTTTTTTCATGGATAGGTGTCCTTGAAGGGTAATGGTGACGCGATTTTAGCGCATATTAGATGACGGTGAGGTAAATCGTTTCGGCTCATTCGGGGGACTTGCTATACTGTCGAAAAATATTTGGAGCCGCCTATGCCCAGTTTTGCCATTATCGGCGGGATTCTGCTCAATGTCGGCGCCTTCCTGACCTACCGCGGAAAGATTTTCGAAGCGGTGTGGGCCTACCTGGTGGCGGATCTGTGCTGGATCGCGATGGCGTGGGAACGCAACGACGGCTGGGGGATGCTCTTTATCGCTGTCGGTATCGCATTCGGGCTGCTCGCCTTCCGGCGGATGCACCGGGGCGATATGGAAAAATCACTGAACAAGGATGACCGTGGCTGACACGATGCTTTACGAGGCGCAGGGCCTGAAGTTCGATCTCTCCAAAATCACTCGCCTCTACCCGGCGGCGATCGTCGAGGGGGGCGGGGCCGAGGCTCAGGTCTCCCTGGAATGGGCGGAGCTTAAAAAGGACGAAGTAAAGATCGCGGAATACGTGCTGGTCTTTGACTTCGACCCCCCGGGAGAGGTCCCGGTCCAGCGCAAGCTGCTCCATTTCGAGACGAAGGCGGCCCTGTTCGAGACGATGCAGGCGCTTTCCGATATCTTCGAAAAGGCTTACAAAGGCGCCTAACGTATCACCTGCAGCGGGTCGATATGGTAGTTTTTCTGCGTCACTTCGAACATCAGTTCGTCATTGACGCGGCCGATCACGCTCCCTTTTTTGAGGCGTTTGCCTTTACGCACCGTCGGGGCGATCTGGTCGAGGTGGGCGTAGATGGTATGCAGCCCGTCGGCATGTTCGATAATGACGACGTTCTCAAGCATCGGCGTCTCCTGGGCGAGAATGACCTTGCCGTTGAAGACAGCCTTGACCTTGGCGTCGGGGGTTTTGGGCTGCAGGGAGACCGATTCGTTGAAGATCTTGATCTTGTAGATCGGGTCGGTGTAGGTGCCGTAGCGCTTCAGCACCGTATAGGCATCCAGCGGTGCGATCGTCTTTGAACCCCGGTAGCGGCGGGTCTGGGCCTTATGGTAGCTGCTTCCGACCGAACGCACATCCGGGACCTCTTTTGAGGCGAGCAGCGCTTCGTTGCGCCGCTCCTCCTGGCGCGAGGCCGCTTTTTGCGATTCACTCTCCTGGATGATGTGCAGCTGGGCAAGGGTCTTTTTCAGGGCCGATTTCTGTGCCAGGATCTTTTTGATCTCTTTCTTGTAGCGGCTCTTTTTCGTCTGCAGGTCACCCAGGGCCTTTTCGTTCGCCTTTTTTGCTTTTTGTAGGTTGCGCTTCTCCTGCTCGATCGAGGCGATATCCGTTTTGAGCCTTGCCGTTTTTTCCGTCAGCTGTTTCAGGGCCGCTTCGTTCGCGCGGTAGTCATTCCCCAGTTTTTTGATCTGTGCTTTGGTCTGTTCGTTCAGGGCGGCAAAGACCGCTTCGCCGATGACCGTATCGGGGGAGAGGGTGTTGCTGTCCTCCTGGATCATCGTCAGGGAGATGATGCGGGCCATGAGGTCGGCCAGGTCGTCGCGCAGCTTTTTACGGTTCGCTTCGAGGGTCTCCTGCGTTTCCGCAAGCGTGATCAGCTCTTCTTTGGCGCCGGAGAGGGTGGTGGCTTTGCCCTGCAGTGCCGACTCGAGCGACGCGATCTTCTTCTGCTGGGTGAGGACGGTCCGCTTTTTTTTCAGGATCGCCTTGGCGGTCTTGGCCATTTTGGCATTCACCGAGGCGTAGTTGCGGTCGAAAGAGGTGAGACTCTTGGAGGTCTCGTCGATCTTGTCGTCGATGCTCTTGGCCGCCACGGCGGCACTGAGCAGAAGGCCAAGCAGCAGTGCGAACCGGATCATACCTCTTCTTTGTGTCCCATGACGATCATGGAGGCGAGCAGGATGGAGAGCGAGATGGCCACGCCGGTGAGCAGCGGTACGTCGTGCAGCGGCTGGAAAAGGGTCGGCTGAAGCTGCACGAGGGAGAGCAGCTGTGCCATCCACCCGTAATGGTCGACTAGGAGAAAGACGGTTGTCGCGATGACGGAAGCGATCACGGCGTCGACGATGGCAAGGCGGAAGAGGACGGCCGAGCGGAGCCATACCGGGGCGCCGAAGAGGGCCATGATGTTCATCCGTTCGCGGTGCTGGAACTGCCACAGGCGCATCTCTTTGATGATCAGCAGGGAGGTGACGAGAAGGACGACGGCCGCAAGGACGCTGACGACGTTCTTGAAGAGCTGCAGCAGCCGGTAGACGGTGTCGTGCTGCTGGGCGAAGGTTTCGACACGGGTAATGGCACCGTCGCGCAGCAGTCTGGCACCCAGTGCACGGGCCGCGTCAGGAGTGATGAAGTGGGCCATCCGCAGCCGGTAGAAATGCGGAAGGTTCAGCGTCATCAGGTTGATCTGGGAGTCGCCGGTCTGTTGCTGCAGCTGCTGCAGCATCCGGGTGGGCGAGAGGGGTTCGACGGCACTGATGGCACGGTCGATACTCTGGAAAAAGGCGAGGGAGAGGTTGTTGTCGCTGACGACGACGATACCGTAGTTGTCTCCCAGGCGCTGTTCATAGGCCCCGATGAC is from Sulfurimonas sp. HSL-1656 and encodes:
- a CDS encoding peptidoglycan DD-metalloendopeptidase family protein, translated to MIRFALLLGLLLSAAVAAKSIDDKIDETSKSLTSFDRNYASVNAKMAKTAKAILKKKRTVLTQQKKIASLESALQGKATTLSGAKEELITLAETQETLEANRKKLRDDLADLMARIISLTMIQEDSNTLSPDTVIGEAVFAALNEQTKAQIKKLGNDYRANEAALKQLTEKTARLKTDIASIEQEKRNLQKAKKANEKALGDLQTKKSRYKKEIKKILAQKSALKKTLAQLHIIQESESQKAASRQEERRNEALLASKEVPDVRSVGSSYHKAQTRRYRGSKTIAPLDAYTVLKRYGTYTDPIYKIKIFNESVSLQPKTPDAKVKAVFNGKVILAQETPMLENVVIIEHADGLHTIYAHLDQIAPTVRKGKRLKKGSVIGRVNDELMFEVTQKNYHIDPLQVIR
- a CDS encoding cell division protein FtsX, with product MKSLKSHFSLITALFSILITLQLFLSLDRVIGAYEQRLGDNYGIVVVSDNNLSLAFFQSIDRAISAVEPLSPTRMLQQLQQQTGDSQINLMTLNLPHFYRLRMAHFITPDAARALGARLLRDGAITRVETFAQQHDTVYRLLQLFKNVVSVLAAVVLLVTSLLIIKEMRLWQFQHRERMNIMALFGAPVWLRSAVLFRLAIVDAVIASVIATTVFLLVDHYGWMAQLLSLVQLQPTLFQPLHDVPLLTGVAISLSILLASMIVMGHKEEV
- a CDS encoding argininosuccinate synthase, with the translated sequence MKKEVKKVVLAYSGGLDTSVILKWLQDEYNCEVVTFTADIGQGEEVEPARQKALALGIKPENIFIDDLREEFVRDYVFPMFRANAIYEGEYLLGTSIARPLIAKRQAEIAKITGADGVSHGATGKGNDQVRFELGYLGQNSSLTIIAPWREWDLNSREKLLAYAEKHGIKIEKSGKKSPYSMDANLLHISYEGGILEDPAAEPEEDMWRWTVSPEAAPNEPEYIEIGYKNGDPVSLNGESLSPATMLETLNKLAGKHGIGRADIVENRYVGMKSRGCYETPGGTIMLKAHRAIESITLDREEAHLKDELMPRYAKLIYNGYWFAPEREMLQAAIDKTQENVEGTVRLKLYKGNVVVVGRSSEQSLFNPEYCTFEEDAVYDQKDANGFIKLNALRFIIAGKARKQ